CACGCGCAATTGCCCGCGACATCCGCGCTTCCAACGGAGGGCTGCATGGAGTGAAGGCCCTCGGGGTGCTCGCCAATGGACGTGCGCAGGTGACCATGAACATCACCGATTACCTCACGACGCCAATGCCAAAGGTGTATGCCCGTGCGCTGGAACTTGCCCAGCGCCATGGCGCCGAGCTTGACGATAGTGAGCTGATTGGACTGATTCCTCAGGCCGTGTATGAGCCGGAGGCGGAGTGGATCAAGCGGATACCCAACTTCGACCCGGAGCTGAAGGTGATCGAGCAGCGGCTTGAAAACCCTCTTGACTGGATAACCGGCTGAGAATGCAGCACATCCATGACCAATGGCCGCTTCGTACGTCCAAAGTGGCAGATAACGGGGCTTGCCCGTCATCGTCCAATCACGAAAGAATAGAAATGTTGAGCTAAAGATCGCTCAAGGAGCAACTTCATTGCAGATTCTCAAGCCCTTCCTCCCCATCGCGACCCTCGCTCTCTCAGCCACGCTGCTTCCGGCGGCGCAGTTGTCAAGCGATGCGAAAGCGGCTATCCCGAAGGATATCCAGCAGATTATTGTTGTCGACTATCGCGCCATGCAGAACTCCCCGGCTGCTATGGAGTTGAAAGACCGCGTGCTGCCGCCTGAGCTCAAGCGTCTCGAAACCGCATTAAAGACCTCGGGGCTCAAGGTTGACCAGGACGCCGATGTCCTCACCTTTGCCGCCTTCCGTGAAGGAACGCAGGGTACGCGTATCGTTGGCGTCGCCCAGGGTCAGTTTCACACTCGCGAGATCATGGCGAACTTCGTGAAGAGCAAGACCAAGCCAGTGGCTCTACGCAACAACAACATCTACCCGATGGGCCAGAATGGCATGAGCGTCGCCTTCCTGAACCAGACGACGATGGTCTTCGGCGATCGCGAAGCTGTAAAAGCCGCGCTCGATGCTCGCGACGGTCTTGCGCAGAACTTCCTCGCCAATGGCGATATGACCAACGAGATGCTCGCGGTCGAACAGCGTGCCGTCTGGAGCCTGCTCGACCAGAAAGGCACGCAGACGATGATGCGCTCCGTGCTTGGCGAAGCAGCGCAGTTGGCCGACTATGACACGGTCCGCAACCGGATGAAGAGCTCCCGCTACACGATGGACTTCCAGAACGGCGTGAAGTTCGACATGGCCGTCGTAATGAGCGACACGATGACAGCAGCGACCACCGCAACGCTGCTCAAGGGAGTCTCTCTACTGAAGAAGACGCAGGGTAACCCGTTGGAGAAATCAGCCCTCGACAATACGACGATCGATTCGAACTCGGGCACGTTGACGGTCTCCTACTCCTCTTCAGACGGCCAATTTGCCAGCCTATTGAGCTCTCCGCTCTTTCAATCAGTCGTCAAGTAAAGTAGCAACAAGCTAAGCAGGACTAAAAGAGGCAACTCGGATGAGCTGCCTCTTTTAACGTTCACCCGCTTGAAACAACTAGGCTGCCTGCAACAGCGGAACGACCCGCGCCTTCACCTGATCGGCGGTGAAAGGTTTGCAGATATAGCCTTGTGCTCCGGCAGCGATTGCCCGGAGCACAAAGGGTTCGCTTCCCTCTGTCGTAATCATGACCACCGGAACTCCCGTTGCAAGTTTTTGATCGCGCTTGGCCTCAAGGAACTGGAGGCCATCCATGACCGGCATATTGATGTCGCTGATAATGAGACCTATCTTCGTGGCGCTTCCCGTGTCGGCACGAAGCGCCTCCAGCGCCTCTTCGCCGTTCGAGGCCTGAACGACATCGCTCAGCTCGAGACCTGCCTGACGTAACGCCCGTTCAATCACCTTACGCATGACCGCTGAATCATCGATAATTAACGCTCGCACCTGCCCTCCACAATCGTCGCTCTCTGCGGTCTATCGGCTGCCCGGAAGATTTTCTTTAATCAGGGAAACTAAGGCGGTTTTCATATTGGTCTAGTGCTTCTCATCGTCAACGCGTGCGCAGTTACAAGCAAAATACCGGGATTCTTCGCCTGCGGCTCAGTTATGACGACGTCTTCTGCCAAGCACAGCAATCAGAAAACGCCTCTAAGTTTCCTCTAAGCGAACCTGCCGCTACTTTGGCCCGCGGCTTGCTTTAGACCACGGCATGGACAGTGGACTCTACGCGGCATATACGGGATTGGCGACACGTACGCAGGCGCTCGATACGGCGGCCAATAACATTGCCAATTCGGGAACGAATGGCTTTCGCGCGCAACGCGACTACTTTCGCGGGGTGCTCGTCGAAGGTCTCGGCTACGACTCGCTCGCACAGTCGCAGGTCGGACAGACAGTCAATAACTTCGGCATTCTTGGCGGCAACACGCTGGACATGGGACAGGGGCAGTTGGCGGCGACTGGAAACCCTCTCGATCTTGCCATCCAAGGTCAGGGATTCTTCGCTATTCAGACCGCCAATGGCATTCGATATACACGCGACGGCGCATTTCAGCGTTCTTCTGCCGGCGTGCTTCAAACCGCACAGGACGAGCCTGTGCTCGATATCAAGCAGAAGCCGATCACCATTCCGAGTGGAGAGATTCACATCTCACCTGATGGCAGCGTCTCAGTCTCCAATCAGGACGGGAGTGCCCTCGTCGCCCGGGTTGGAATCTTCGATTTTACAAATCGCTATGCGTTGACCGCTGAAGGCGTCAATCGCTTTACCGCCGGTGACTCAAAACCTATTGCCGCGAGTGCGTCCATTCAACAAGGCGCCGTCGAAGGAGCCAACCAGGACGCGATTCACGGAACGATGCAGCTTGTCCTGGTGCAGCGGCAGGCAGAGATGATGCAAAAGGCATTGAGCGTCTTCAACAACGACTTTGACAAGACCGCTGCCGAAGACCTGCCAAGAGTCTGAAGCAGACCCTCAGGATCGATAGCGAACTTCATTTTCGAACAGGAGAGCAATCATGATTCGAGCTTTATATACAGCAGCCAGCGGCATGAGCGCGCAGCAGTCCAACCTCGATACTGTGGCCAACAACCTTGCCAACTCCGCGACAGCGGGTTTTCGGAGGCGCCGGCTTCAGTTCGAAGACATGATCTACCAGAACATGATTACCCCGGGTTCGCCCGAGAGCCAGCAGACGACAGCCGCGGGATTGCAGATTGGACTGGGTACGCGTTCTGCTGCAACCGAGATGGTGATGACACAGGGCGATTTCAACCAGACCGGCAACAACCTCGATCTCGCCATTCAAGGCGGTGGCTTCTTCCAGGTGACGCGGCCCGATGGGACGATCGCTTACACGCGCGCCGGAAATTTTCATCGCAACAACCAGGGGACCATCGTCACAACAGAAGGCGACACCGTGCTGCCTTCGATCACGATTCCCTCGAATGCGACCGACATCACCATCTCGCAGTATGGTGTCGTCTCGGCAAAGATTCCGGGCCAGACTACCCCCGCTCAACTCGGCACCATTCAACTCGCTACTTTTGCCAATCCCGGCGGATTGAACTCAGTCGGCGGCAACCTGTTTGAGCAGACGCAATCGTCAGGAAATGCGATCACCGATGTCCCCGGTGGAAGCACCGGCATGGGAACGCTCCAGCAAGGATATCTCGAAAACTCAAATGTCGATGTGGTCGCGGAGTTCGTTCAGATGATCCTGGCGCAGCGCGCGTATGAGAGCAATTCCAAGGTCGTTCATGTAGCCGACGACATGTATTCGCAGATCAATAATATGGTTCGCTAGTGACTGCGGAGGATTGAAATGCGAATCACCTCATTGCCTTCGAGACTCTTGCTTCTCGCCGCCGGACTTCTTGCGGCGAGTGCGGTTGCAGCTTTACCGTTGCATTCCAGCTGTCGCGCGACGCCTGAAGAGGCCCTCAAGCCGTCGTCAACGCATACCGATGAGCCCGCTCAAGGCTTTCGCGTAGCAAACATACGCTGGGACCCATACCTGCAACAGCAGTGGGCCATCGTCGTCTCATGCACCCATCCCGAGCTGCCACCATTGGCCCTCAAAGTCCCCAACAGATATGCAAGCGTAATCAAGCTCTCACCACCTGCTGTTCGCAATGGAGATGTCGTTCGCGCATGGAGCCAGGATCCCTTTGTCCGGATTGAGGTGACTGGTGTAGCCGAAGGAAGCGCAGCAATAGGAGACCGCATCCGGATACGCACGATACGCTCACTATCAAGCAGCGATGGGCTTGTGGTTTCCGATAGCTCCGAGACGCTGTTCGGCATCGTACGCGGGCCCCACAACGTGGAGATCGAACCATGAAACGCTCAACCCAGAGGCTGACTCGCAGACGGTTCCTTGAGCAGTGGCCGGGTTCTAACGAACCAGCTATGTCCAATCCCCTGCCTGAACCACCTTCATATGATTTTGTGCTTTATCGCTTTGCCATAACAACCGCGCTTGTCTTACTGCTCTCCCTATTTGCAACGATCAAGAGCTATCCGCAAGGCTCTGGCAGCAAGAACCCTTTGCGCCAAAAGCCAAGTCCGGCCGCCACTTCGCTTGAGAACTACCTTGAAAGAGTGCGGACGTACAACTCTGCGCAGCCCGCGCCGGGATCGATTTGGATGGATAGCGGGCGCCTTACGAGAATGATGACCGACGTTCGTGCGATGCGTCCGCACGATCTGATCTCTGTCGTTGTCTCGGAGAACCTGGCGGCTTCGACGGATGGAACTGTGAAGAATTCGCGTGCATCGAACGCAAACTCCCAGGTGTCGAGCCTCTTCGGAGCGCTGCATGCCGGCAATACCCTTCAGAACCTTGTCAATCAAAGTTCTGCCGCAGGTCTCGATGCCCAGGGCACGAGTGCCACAAATTCCAGCCTAAGCACCACCCTTGGAGGGCAGGTCATTGAAGTTCTCCCAAACGGGATGCTGGTCATTGAAGCAGCACGGCAGGTCGAGTTCAGCCAGCAGACCCAGACGATCGTGTTACGTGGAATCGTGCGACCAGAGGACATCTCGCAGCAGAACCAAATCCTGTCAACCGCCATATCGAGCCTTGAGCTGGAGGTTCGCGGCAAAGGCATCATCACCGATTACACGCATCGGCCGAATGTCCTGATACGGCTCTTGCAGCGCGCACTGATCTTCTAGGCATGGGCGGCGATTATATGAACCAATCAGCACTTACTTCCGGAAAGGCAGCCTGGGCGATCTCTATCGCACTTTTAATATGTGGGCTCGCAGACACAGCGTCCTTTGCATCTGACGGGACCGCGTCGGCTACGCGGCAGGCGCGGGTGAAGGACATTGCAAGCATCGAAGGGATACGCGACAACCAACTGGTCGGCTACGGGATTGTCGTTGGACTGCAAGGCACCGGGGACAGCCAGCAGACCGCGTTTCCCACTCAGACGCTCGCCTCTACCTTACTGCGCATGGGCGTGAGCGTCCCGGCATCAGCGATTCGAGTCCAGAATCTGGCGGCAGTCTTCGTTTCAGCTACGTTACCTCCCTTCTCACGCTCGGGCACGAAACTTGATATCACGGTCTCCTCTGCCGGCGATGCACGAAGTCTTGAGGGCGGCCTGTTGTTGATGACTCCCCTTTACGGCGCCGACGGCAAGATCTACGCACAGGCGCAGGGTCCTCTCGTTGTTGGCGGATACTCGGTGGGTGCAAACGGAAACCTTAAACAGGTCAACCACCCCAATACCGCCCGTGTCCCATATGGTGCGATCGTCGAACGCGCGGTTCCGCTGGACTTTGCTGGACAAAGTCAGTTTTCCTTGCTGCTGAACGATGCCGATTTTCGCAGCGCGGAGGCCACCGCAGGAGCGATCAATCACACACTCGGCCGCAGTGCCGCACACGTGGTCGACAGCCGAAGAATCACTCTCGCAGCCGGCCCAGGCGAAGAGGTGCCCGCATTCCTCGCTGAGGTCGAATCGGTCGAGGTCCAGGTCTATCCTCGGGCCAAGGTGATCGTCAACGAACGAACCGGTACAGTCGTGATTGGCGGGACAGTTGTTCTGCAGCCAGTGTCGATCCTGCATGGCGGCCTCGCCGTCAACATCGTCAGCGAGTTTCAGGTCTCACAGCCCAATGCCTTTGGTCGAGGAGACACAAAGGTCGTGCGCCAGACGAGCGTGGATGCGCTGGACAAACCAGTAAACCGAATCGAATTGAAGCAGGGCGCAACCGTGGACGATCTGGTCCGCAGTCTGCAAACAATTGGAGCATCGGCACGCGACGTTATCTCGATTCTGCAAGCAATGAAATCGGCCGGTGCACTTGAGGCGGAGATCGAAGTTCAATGACAATCACTCTGGATGGCATCAATAGAAGTGCGCCACAAATGGACGTAGAGAAGCGCTCGAAGCTGACCGATGCGGCACAGCAATTTGAAGCAATGATGTTGCAGGAATTACTGAAGCCGATGCGCTCAAGTGAAGACGATCTGAGCGGGGAGAAGAGCGAGGATAGTTCGTTTGATACGATTGCCAGCTTTGGAACAGAGTCCGTTGCCAAAGCTATCTCAAAGAGTGGCGGCGTGGGCATTGCGAGGCAGATTATTCAGCAACTCTCGCAAGAAAATCCCGGTGAAAACACTCTTCCTTCGGTGAAAACGGAGTCGAGTACTAAAGTTTCCCAAACTCGCGCCGATAAGCTCAAGTAGACGGAGGACAACAATGAGTTTTGGGGATGGAATAGGCGATCTGAAGCGGGCCCTGAGCGCGATCATTCCGGCAACAACGCCGCAGGCGGTGGGACGCGTAGAGGATACTGCCCATGGAGAGCTGAGGCTACCTGAATCACAGCTTGATGCTGCCAACCTAAGCAAGGCTGGCGGATTGGTCGCGCAGGTCTTTGGCGGCTCCGATGTACGGACCGACAAAGTTGCGGCGTTACAGCAAGCCATTGCCGACGGTACCTACAACGTGCCGTCTGCAGAAGTTGCGGGAAAGATTATTCAATCGCTTCTCGATTGAGCTGACTGATTTTCGTTAAGCGAAGGAGTGATCCATGGGCACAGTGAACTCATTGATGGACCTTGCCAGGCAGACGCTGATGGCCGACCAGGCGGCATTGGGAGTTATCTCAAACAACGTCGCCAACCAGAATACCCCCGGCTACACACGGCAGGTAGTCAACTGGCAGACGCGGGACAGCGTCACCATTGGAACCTACACTGTAGGTGAGGGCGTCGCCGTGAGCTCACAGGGGGTCTCGCAGCGCGATCGCATTCTTGAACAACGTGTTCAACAGCAGACACAAGCGCAATCGCAGAGTGAGGCGCTCAGCTCAGCCTTGAACCAGATTCAGAACATCTTTGGCCTCAGCTCAACGTCGAGCTCAGCCAGCACGACTGCGGTTGGCTCAGCGATGGACTCGTTTTTTGGCTCATTATCCTCTCTGACGGCAAACCCATCTGATGTGACGACTAGGCAAGCTGTCCTGTCAGCAGCAAAAAGCCTGACCGATGCTTTCAACTCGGCGTCGAATCAGATTGCACAGGTATCAAACGATCTAGACAAGCAGGCCGCCGGATATGTCGACCGCATTAATACGCTTACATCGACTATCGCGGCGCTGAACAAACAGATTGGCGGCACATCACCTGACAGCGATGCTGGAGTGCTTGAAGACCAGCGACAGCAAGCGATTGCAGAACTGTCGCAGTATATCGGCCTGAACCAGATCACGAACGAAGCCAATGGAATTACTCTAACCACAACTAATGGCGCTGTACTTGTCAGCGGCGATCGATCCTATGCAATGAGCACGGCGCAGGTTGCCGGAGTTACCCATCTCCTTGCTGGTCCATCAAGCCAGAACGTCACCGCAGGGCTTACTGGAGGAGTGCTTGGCGGCGTACTGGCAGCACGCGATCAGCAGATACCGGCCTTTCAGAGCGCTCTCGACAACCTCGCCTATTCGTTGGGGGCAAAGATCAATCAGGTGAACGCGCAGGGCCTCGACGGCAATGGCAACCCTGGTCAGGCTCTTTTTACCTTACCTGCCTCGACGGCCGACGCTGCAGGACTGATTGGTCTCGCCACATCTGATCCTCAAGCGATTGCAGCTGCTGCCATAGGAGAAGGCGCAACGGGCAACAGTAACGCGGTGCTGCTGGCGCAGATGTCGGGAGCGGCCTTAGTTGCCGGACAAACCGCATCCGGCTTTTTCGCTTCTCTGCTGGCGCGGATTGGAAGCGCTGCATCGGGAGCTGCGACAGACAACGCCGCACAACAGACGATGTTGACACAACTGACATCGCAGCGGAATGCACTGTCCGGTGTCTCACTCGATGAAGAGGCCGCGAACCTGACAAGCTATCAGCGCGCGTACCAGGCCGCCGCGAAGGTCTTTTCTATTGCCGATGAAATCATGTCAAGTGCGCTCAATCTTGGAGTAAACACATCGGTTTCGTAGCAGAGACATTCATCACACATC
This region of Acidobacteriota bacterium genomic DNA includes:
- a CDS encoding response regulator, which codes for MRALIIDDSAVMRKVIERALRQAGLELSDVVQASNGEEALEALRADTGSATKIGLIISDINMPVMDGLQFLEAKRDQKLATGVPVVMITTEGSEPFVLRAIAAGAQGYICKPFTADQVKARVVPLLQAA
- a CDS encoding flagellar hook basal-body protein, which produces MDSGLYAAYTGLATRTQALDTAANNIANSGTNGFRAQRDYFRGVLVEGLGYDSLAQSQVGQTVNNFGILGGNTLDMGQGQLAATGNPLDLAIQGQGFFAIQTANGIRYTRDGAFQRSSAGVLQTAQDEPVLDIKQKPITIPSGEIHISPDGSVSVSNQDGSALVARVGIFDFTNRYALTAEGVNRFTAGDSKPIAASASIQQGAVEGANQDAIHGTMQLVLVQRQAEMMQKALSVFNNDFDKTAAEDLPRV
- the flgG gene encoding flagellar basal-body rod protein FlgG translates to MIRALYTAASGMSAQQSNLDTVANNLANSATAGFRRRRLQFEDMIYQNMITPGSPESQQTTAAGLQIGLGTRSAATEMVMTQGDFNQTGNNLDLAIQGGGFFQVTRPDGTIAYTRAGNFHRNNQGTIVTTEGDTVLPSITIPSNATDITISQYGVVSAKIPGQTTPAQLGTIQLATFANPGGLNSVGGNLFEQTQSSGNAITDVPGGSTGMGTLQQGYLENSNVDVVAEFVQMILAQRAYESNSKVVHVADDMYSQINNMVR
- a CDS encoding flagella basal body P-ring formation protein FlgA; protein product: MRITSLPSRLLLLAAGLLAASAVAALPLHSSCRATPEEALKPSSTHTDEPAQGFRVANIRWDPYLQQQWAIVVSCTHPELPPLALKVPNRYASVIKLSPPAVRNGDVVRAWSQDPFVRIEVTGVAEGSAAIGDRIRIRTIRSLSSSDGLVVSDSSETLFGIVRGPHNVEIEP
- a CDS encoding flagellar basal body L-ring protein FlgH, yielding MSNPLPEPPSYDFVLYRFAITTALVLLLSLFATIKSYPQGSGSKNPLRQKPSPAATSLENYLERVRTYNSAQPAPGSIWMDSGRLTRMMTDVRAMRPHDLISVVVSENLAASTDGTVKNSRASNANSQVSSLFGALHAGNTLQNLVNQSSAAGLDAQGTSATNSSLSTTLGGQVIEVLPNGMLVIEAARQVEFSQQTQTIVLRGIVRPEDISQQNQILSTAISSLELEVRGKGIITDYTHRPNVLIRLLQRALIF
- a CDS encoding flagellar basal body P-ring protein FlgI; the encoded protein is MNQSALTSGKAAWAISIALLICGLADTASFASDGTASATRQARVKDIASIEGIRDNQLVGYGIVVGLQGTGDSQQTAFPTQTLASTLLRMGVSVPASAIRVQNLAAVFVSATLPPFSRSGTKLDITVSSAGDARSLEGGLLLMTPLYGADGKIYAQAQGPLVVGGYSVGANGNLKQVNHPNTARVPYGAIVERAVPLDFAGQSQFSLLLNDADFRSAEATAGAINHTLGRSAAHVVDSRRITLAAGPGEEVPAFLAEVESVEVQVYPRAKVIVNERTGTVVIGGTVVLQPVSILHGGLAVNIVSEFQVSQPNAFGRGDTKVVRQTSVDALDKPVNRIELKQGATVDDLVRSLQTIGASARDVISILQAMKSAGALEAEIEVQ
- a CDS encoding flagellar biosynthesis anti-sigma factor FlgM, which codes for MSFGDGIGDLKRALSAIIPATTPQAVGRVEDTAHGELRLPESQLDAANLSKAGGLVAQVFGGSDVRTDKVAALQQAIADGTYNVPSAEVAGKIIQSLLD
- the flgK gene encoding flagellar hook-associated protein FlgK, which codes for MGTVNSLMDLARQTLMADQAALGVISNNVANQNTPGYTRQVVNWQTRDSVTIGTYTVGEGVAVSSQGVSQRDRILEQRVQQQTQAQSQSEALSSALNQIQNIFGLSSTSSSASTTAVGSAMDSFFGSLSSLTANPSDVTTRQAVLSAAKSLTDAFNSASNQIAQVSNDLDKQAAGYVDRINTLTSTIAALNKQIGGTSPDSDAGVLEDQRQQAIAELSQYIGLNQITNEANGITLTTTNGAVLVSGDRSYAMSTAQVAGVTHLLAGPSSQNVTAGLTGGVLGGVLAARDQQIPAFQSALDNLAYSLGAKINQVNAQGLDGNGNPGQALFTLPASTADAAGLIGLATSDPQAIAAAAIGEGATGNSNAVLLAQMSGAALVAGQTASGFFASLLARIGSAASGAATDNAAQQTMLTQLTSQRNALSGVSLDEEAANLTSYQRAYQAAAKVFSIADEIMSSALNLGVNTSVS